Proteins from one Candidatus Omnitrophota bacterium genomic window:
- a CDS encoding ThiF family adenylyltransferase, whose protein sequence is CILYLAAAGVGTLGIVDSDIIDLSNLQRQVVHTTPEVGRPKTESTKERVAVLNPDVRVVEHRLRLTRENAAGIIQEYDFVIDGTDNFPTKYLVNDVCVRLGKPFSHAGILRFEGQILTVVPGVSACYRCLFPEEPPEGMVPSCQEGGVLGAVAGVMGSLQAIETLKWLLGVGELLKGRLLIYDALESTFRTVRIPKMNDCPVC, encoded by the coding sequence CGTGCATTCTTTACTTGGCTGCAGCGGGGGTGGGAACTCTCGGGATTGTGGATAGTGATATCATTGATCTCAGTAATCTGCAGCGCCAGGTTGTGCACACCACGCCCGAAGTCGGGCGGCCCAAGACCGAGTCCACCAAGGAGCGCGTCGCGGTGCTCAACCCGGATGTACGGGTGGTGGAGCATCGGCTGCGCCTCACCCGGGAAAATGCGGCCGGGATTATCCAAGAGTATGATTTTGTGATTGACGGGACGGATAATTTTCCGACCAAGTATCTGGTCAACGATGTGTGCGTGCGATTGGGCAAGCCCTTTTCACATGCGGGCATTTTGCGTTTTGAGGGGCAAATCTTGACCGTGGTGCCTGGTGTGAGTGCGTGTTACCGCTGCCTCTTTCCTGAGGAACCCCCTGAGGGCATGGTCCCGAGTTGTCAGGAGGGCGGAGTGCTTGGGGCTGTGGCCGGAGTGATGGGATCGCTTCAGGCCATTGAGACCCTCAAATGGTTGCTTGGTGTCGGAGAGCTTCTCAAGGGGAGGCTTCTGATCTACGACGCCCTAGAGTCCACCTTCCGTACCGTACGTATACCTAAGATGAACGATTGCCCCGTGTGCTAA
- a CDS encoding NIL domain-containing protein — protein sequence MANKMIHLIFPQELIKEPLIYQMAKKYDVIPNIRRAKITETVGEVVLELEASEKNLDSGIAFLKEQGVKVEPVVGDIVEP from the coding sequence ATGGCCAACAAAATGATCCACCTGATCTTTCCTCAAGAGCTCATCAAAGAGCCTTTAATCTACCAAATGGCGAAAAAGTACGACGTTATTCCCAATATCCGCCGTGCCAAGATCACCGAGACCGTGGGGGAGGTTGTCCTGGAACTCGAGGCCTCGGAAAAGAACCTCGATTCCGGGATTGCCTTCCTCAAAGAGCAAGGGGTTAAGGTGGAGCCGGTGGTCGGGGATATTGTAGAACCCTAA
- a CDS encoding archease, with product MCSSPRTAEFSYFDHEADIGVLSQGASPQEAFCSAAQATWNVIADLSTVEPLEELVLECEAPTAEELLVEWLNRLLAEADIRGWVFCEFRIESWSSGRLVGRALGEVLDMDKHRMKSEVKAATYCENRVWEEGGRWFCRFVIDV from the coding sequence GTGTGTTCTTCTCCGCGTACCGCTGAGTTCTCGTATTTTGACCACGAGGCCGATATCGGTGTGCTGTCCCAAGGCGCAAGTCCGCAGGAGGCGTTTTGCTCTGCGGCCCAAGCCACCTGGAATGTGATTGCCGATCTTTCTACAGTAGAACCCCTGGAAGAATTAGTATTGGAGTGTGAGGCCCCCACCGCTGAAGAGCTCTTGGTGGAGTGGCTGAACCGTCTCCTGGCCGAGGCCGATATTCGCGGCTGGGTCTTCTGTGAGTTCCGTATCGAGTCCTGGTCTTCCGGGCGCTTGGTGGGGCGGGCCTTGGGCGAAGTTCTGGATATGGACAAGCATCGCATGAAGTCTGAAGTCAAAGCCGCGACCTATTGTGAAAACCGGGTCTGGGAGGAAGGCGGCCGCTGGTTTTGCCGCTTCGTCATCGACGTTTAA